The following are encoded together in the Parambassis ranga chromosome 20, fParRan2.1, whole genome shotgun sequence genome:
- the LOC114452963 gene encoding suppressor of tumorigenicity 14 protein, translating to MLGLLPFCPFAAAIALTLHYLTSPPCSVFFLGGSVEFPNLSFSSELADSTSPQFRLQVQALNHYFTELHASSPWSSYYLRSGITAFSEGVEGLNVFYWSKFSAPDNVAMEIQRSSPERLQRRLPGTNKVVRDSRNEQNYYMEQDDDLLHLLGLDPDDFESEEKSDKNKNPNSIQSGKWQLGFQVMSFDLYAKYGNNRTLSLVSPKKPYYQWRLRVPSGHVVRLVILTLHGATPGSCTAHKLSAYDFLLPLQNKIIARWCGLPISGSSPVMKLTSSGNVMLVTFSFSRQRDGAIFKAYFQAIPKAGCGGSISSWNGSISSPYYPSYYPPNIDCTWTLRVPLPGYLISMTIVTMDIQDSPSSDGCEKDWLDIGGVKLCNPVSDSNKKRVYSSPLSLHFHSDESLTHKGFYLLYRAFSPEGTCPRQFRCGDGRCIPLRKVCDGVKDCSDGRDEAKCSTCQPGEVLCGNGQCKPQGSQCVTQSVCADSSEEGTCGGKCYHVCPNKVCLPKSSVCDGILDCKDRSDELNCTRSYLKGCSSSSYKCANGKCVSKSNPECDGVKDCYDGSDELRCGCGTRPRKRTKIVGGTDAVAGSWPWQVSLQMDRYGHVCGATLVSNRWLISAAHCFQDSDAIKYSDARAWRAYMGMRVMTTGSHGAAIRLIRRILLHPQYDQFTSDYDIALLELSAPVFFNDLVQPVCIPASSHTFTTGTSCYVTGWGVLMEDGELASRLQEASVKIINRNTCNKLYDDAVTPRMLCAGNLQGGVDACQGDSGGPLVCLERGKRWFLAGIVSWGEGCARLNRPGVYTQVVKFTDWIHQQTKGQV from the exons TTTACAGAACTCCACGCATCCTCTCCGTGGAGCTCTTACTACCTGCGCTCAGGAATTACTGCCTTCAG TGAAGGAGTAGAAGGGCTCAATGTCTTCTACTGGAGTAAATTCTCCGCCCCGGATAACGTTGCCATGGAGATCCAGCGGTCTAGCCCAGAGAGGCTGCAGCGTCGGCTGCCTGGCACTAACAAGGTGGTGCGAGACAGCCGCAACGAGCAGAACTACTACATGGAGCAAGATGATGatctgctccacctgctgg GTTTGGACCCTGATGACTTTGAATCAGAAGAaaaatcagacaaaaacaaaaatccaaatAGTATCCAGAGTGGAAAGTGGCAACTTGGCTTCCAAG TGATGTCCTTTGACCTCTATGCCAAATATGGGAACAACCGCACTCTGAGCCTTGTGAGTCCCAAGAAGCCATACTACCAGTGGCGTCTTCGTGTGCCATCAGGTCACGTGGTTCGACTAGTCATCCTCACTCTACATGGTGCCACGCCAGGAAGCTGCACCGCTCACAAGCTGTCTGCCTACGACTTCCTACTTCCTCTACAGAACAAGATCATCGCCAG GTGGTGCGGGTTGCCTATTTCAGGTTCCTCTCCAGTCATGAAGCTGACATCCTCTGGGAATGTCATGTTGGTCACCTTCTCCttcagcagacagagagacggggCCATTTTCAAAGCTTACTTCCAGGCCATCCCAAAAGCAG GCTGTGGAGGGTCAATTTCCTCCTGGAATGGCTCTATTTCTTCACCCTACTACCCTTCCTATTATCCTCCAAACATAGACTGCACTTGGACACTGCGG GTGCCATTGCCAGGATACCTGATCTCCATGACGATCGTGACGATGGACATTCAGGACTCGCCATCATCCGACGGCTGTGAGAAAGACTGGCTGGATATTGGAGGGGTAAA ACTGTGTAATCCAGTGTCAGACAGCAACAAGAAGCGAGTCtactcctcccctctctccctccacttCCACTCAGACGAATCTCTGACTCACAAGGGCTTCTACTTGCTATACCGAGCCTTCTCTCCAGAGGGCA CGTGCCCTCGTCAGTTTCGCTGTGGAGATGGCCGCTGTATCCCTCTGAGGAAGGTGTGTGATGGAGTGAAGGACTGCTCAGATGGACGAGATGAGGCTAAATGCT CAACCTGTCAGCCAGGGGAGGTGTTGTGTGGGAACGGCCAATGCaaacctcagggcagccagtgCGTCACTCAGAGCgtctgtgcagacagcagtgagGAGGGAACCTGTG GAGGTAAATGTTACCACGTTTGTCCTAACAAGGTGTGTCTGCCAAAGTCATCAGTGTGCGATGGCATCCTTGATTGTAAAGACCGCAGTGATGAACTCAACTGCACCAGATCAT ATCTCAAAGGCTGCTCCTCATCTTCATACAAATGTGCCAATGGGAAGTGTGTAAGTAAATCAAACCCTGAGTGTGACGGAGTTAAAGACTGTTATGACGGCTCCGATGAACTGCGCTGTG GCTGTGGCACCAGGCCCAGAAAGCGCACTAAGATAGTTGGAGGCACTGATGCCGTGGCGGGGTCGTGGCCCTGGCAGGTCAGCCTCCAGATGGATCGCTACGGCCATGTCTGTGGAGCCACTCTGGTTTCCAACCGCTGGCTTATCTCTGCAGCTCACTGCTTCCAGGACTCAGATGCCATTAA atACTCAGATGCTCGCGCTTGGCGTGCTTATATGGGAATGCGCGTGATGACCACAGGGAGCCACGGAGCAGCCATCAGGCTGATCCGTCGGatcctcctccacccacagtACGACCAGTTTACCTCCGACTACGACATCGCCCTCCTGGAGCTCAGCGCGCCTGTTTTCTTTAATGACTTGGTGCAACCTGTGTGCATCCCTGCCTCCTCACACACGTTCACCACTGGAACCAGCTGCTACGTCACCGGCTGGGGAGTTCTCATGGAGGACG GTGAATTGGCGTCTCGCTTACAAGAAGCCTCGGTGAAGATCATAAACAGGAACACCTGCAACAAGCTGTATGATGATGCTGTCACTCCCAGAATGCTGTGCGCTGGGAACCTACAGGGAGGTGTAGATGCCTGTCAA GGTGACTCGGGCGGCCCGTTGGTGTGTCTCGAGCGAGGCAAGCGGTGGTTCCTGGCAGGGATTGTAAGCTGGGGTGAAGGATGCGCGCGGCTGAACCGTCCCGGTGTCTACACACAGGTGGTCAAGTTCACTGACTGGATCCATCAGCAGACCAAAGGACAGGTGTGA